In Juglans microcarpa x Juglans regia isolate MS1-56 chromosome 8D, Jm3101_v1.0, whole genome shotgun sequence, the following are encoded in one genomic region:
- the LOC121243508 gene encoding cytochrome P450 CYP82D47-like, with translation MDFLSLLSPCLNSVVVGALAIALLFFHLLRRSKDHGLLKTPPSPTGAWPIVGHLPLLGGSELPHKTLGVMADKYGPALTIQIGLHPALVLSNWEVAKECFTTNDVAVSSRPKLVASKHMGYNYAMFGLADYGSYWRELRKIVTVELLSNRRLELLSHVRVSEVETSLEQLYKLWTKHRDNSGQIMVELKQWIGDMNLNLIVRMVAGKRYDFSTSTGDHNKEKVRRWQKAWREFFRLLGLFAVSDAIPCLAWLDLGGHEKAMKRIAKELDSIIGEWLEDHKRKRALGEGKGEQDFMDVLLSILNGADQLAGNDADTIIKATCSNLIAGGSDTNTVTLTWAISLLLNNRHVLKKAQDELDILVGKERVVEDSDISKLVYLQAIVKETLRLYPAAPLGAPREFNEDCIIGGYHVPKGTRLITNIWKIQTDSQIWSDPLEFKPERFLSTHKDFDVRGKKFELIPFGSGRRVCPGATFALQVVHLTLARIFQMFEISTPLNAQVDMTESFGLTNMKATPLEVLIKPRLPSKLYALKTIK, from the exons ATGgattttctttcccttctctcCCCTTGCCTAAATTCTGTCGTAGTTGGAGCACTTGCCATAGCTCTGTTGTTCTTCCATCTTTTAAGGAGGTCTAAAGATCATGGCTTGCTCAAAACCCCACCAAGTCCAACGGGTGCATGGCCTATAGTGGGTCATCTGCCTCTATTGGGAGGAAGCGAACTTCCCCACAAAACTTTGGGAGTCATGGCAGACAAATACGGTCCGGCTTTGACTATCCAGATAGGGTTGCACCCAGCCTTGGTGTTGAGCAATTGGGAGGTGGCTAAGGAGTGCTTCACAACCAACGATGTCGCCGTTTCCTCTCGACCCAAACTTGTTGCTTCAAAGCACATGGGCTATAACTATGCTATGTTCGGCCTCGCAGACTATGGTTCCTATTGGCGTGAATTGCGTAAAATAGTCACCGTAGAGTTACTCTCAAATCGTCGGCTTGAACTTCTTTCTCACGTTCGAGTCTCCGAAGTTGAGACCTCCTTAGAACAGCTATACAAACTTTGGACCAAGCACAGGGACAACTCAGGCCAGATTATGGTGGAACTGAAGCAGTGGATTGGGGACATGAATCTTAACTTGATTGTTAGGATGGTTGCTGGAAAGCGGTACGACTTTTCTACTAGTACAGGGGATCATAACAAAGAAAAGGTGCGTAGGTGGCAAAAAGCATGGAGGGAGTTTTTTCGTTTGCTCGGGTTGTTCGCGGTGTCGGATGCCATTCCTTGCCTTGCGTGGTTGGATTTGGGTGGACACGAGAAGGCCATGAAGAGAATTGCCAAAGAATTGGACAGTATCATTGGGGAATGGCTGGAAGATCATAAGCGTAAGAGGGCTTTAGGTGAGGGTAAAGGGGAGCAAGATTTCATGGACGTATTGCTTTCTATCCTCAATGGTGCCGACCAGCTTGCAGGCAATGATGCGGATACAATCATCAAAGCCACATGTTCG AATCTGATCGCTGGGGGCAGTGACACCAACACAGTTACCCTAACTTGGGCAATATCGCTCTTGCTAAACAACCGGCATGTGCTGAAAAAGGCCCAAGATGAGCTTGACATCCTAGTGGGAAAGGAAAGAGTTGTTGAGGACTCAGATATCAGTAAATTGGTCTATCTCCAAGCCATCGTCAAAGAGACATTACGTTTATATCCAGCAGCTCCATTAGGAGCGCCGAGAGAATTCAATGAGGACTGCATCATAGGCGGATACCATGTCCCGAAAGGCACCCGACTCATTACCAACATTTGGAAAATTCAAACGGATTCACAGATATGGTCAGACCCTTTGGAGTTCAAGCCGGAAAGATTTTTATCAACCCACAAGGATTTTGATGTCAGGGGTAAAAAATTTGAGTTGATCCCATTCGGAAGTGGTCGAAGAGTGTGCCCCGGAGCAACTTTCGCCCTTCAAGTGGTGCACTTGACACTAGCtagaatttttcaaatgttTGAGATCTCAACTCCCTTGAATGCACAGGTTGATATGACAGAGAGCTTTGGACTGACAAACATGAAAGCCACTCCACTCGAGGTTCTCATCAAGCCTCGCCTACCTTCCAAGCTTTATGCATTGAAGACCATCAAATAG